The proteins below come from a single Hyphomicrobium denitrificans ATCC 51888 genomic window:
- a CDS encoding polyamine ABC transporter substrate-binding protein has translation MLTFGKAARRAACVALSFAALFAGAATQAADKEVRIFNWSDYIDPQILTDFTKETGIKVVYDVYDSNEVLETKLLAGGSGYDVVVPTGPFLSRQITAGVFQKLDKSKLPNLSNMWPEIMKQLAIYDPGNDYAINYMWGTTGIGYNIGKVKERMADAPVDSWDLIFKPEILAKFKDCGVMMLDAPDDILPAALNYLGLDPNSSKPEDIEKAGALMEKVRPFVQKFHSSEYINALANGDICIAVGYSGDILQARTRAQEAKNGQEIGYSLPKQGAQMWFDEMAIPADAKHPEEAHVFLNYMMRPEVIAKASNYVSYANGNLASQKLIDETITSDKSIYPDPDGMKRLFVKTAYDPKTQRVVTRTWTKVVTGQ, from the coding sequence ATGTTGACGTTCGGGAAAGCGGCTCGGCGTGCCGCATGTGTCGCTTTATCTTTCGCAGCCTTGTTCGCCGGAGCGGCCACTCAGGCAGCGGACAAGGAAGTCAGAATCTTCAACTGGTCGGATTACATCGATCCGCAGATTCTTACCGATTTCACCAAAGAAACCGGCATCAAAGTCGTTTACGACGTTTATGACAGCAACGAAGTCCTAGAGACGAAACTGCTTGCGGGCGGCAGCGGATACGATGTCGTCGTTCCGACCGGGCCATTTCTTTCGCGGCAGATCACAGCAGGTGTTTTCCAGAAGCTCGATAAATCCAAGCTGCCCAATCTCTCCAACATGTGGCCGGAGATCATGAAGCAGCTTGCGATCTACGATCCCGGTAACGACTACGCCATCAACTACATGTGGGGTACGACGGGCATCGGCTACAACATTGGCAAGGTCAAGGAGCGCATGGCGGATGCGCCGGTCGATTCCTGGGATCTGATCTTCAAGCCGGAAATTCTAGCGAAGTTCAAGGATTGCGGCGTGATGATGCTCGATGCGCCGGACGATATTCTACCAGCGGCGCTCAACTATCTGGGTCTCGATCCCAACAGCAGCAAGCCGGAAGACATCGAGAAGGCCGGAGCGCTGATGGAAAAGGTGCGCCCGTTCGTTCAGAAATTCCATTCCTCCGAGTACATCAACGCGCTGGCGAACGGCGATATCTGCATCGCGGTCGGATACTCTGGCGATATTCTGCAGGCACGCACGCGTGCTCAGGAAGCCAAGAACGGGCAGGAGATCGGCTATTCGCTGCCGAAGCAGGGCGCGCAGATGTGGTTCGACGAAATGGCCATTCCGGCAGATGCAAAGCATCCCGAAGAAGCGCACGTTTTCCTGAACTACATGATGCGGCCGGAGGTGATCGCGAAGGCGTCGAACTATGTCTCGTACGCGAACGGAAACCTCGCCTCGCAGAAGCTGATCGACGAAACGATCACATCGGACAAATCGATCTATCCCGATCCCGATGGGATGAAGCGGCTGTTCGTCAAGACGGCTTACGATCCGAAGACGCAACGCGTCGTGACGAGAACCTGGACGAAAGTCGTTACAGGACAATAG
- a CDS encoding ABC transporter ATP-binding protein, giving the protein MTVGMIGDAKQPGAGPQRAGPRTAAPQSGFAPWKDPNKSSIVRFENVTKKFDDFVAVNNVTLDIYEREFFALLGPSGCGKSTLLRMLAGFEMPTDGRTIVAGQDITNLPPYERPVNMMFQSYALFPHMTVEGNIGFGLRQEGMAKDKIAERVDEAMTMLELRPFAKRKPNQLSGGQQQRVALARAIAKKPRIVLLDEPLGALDKKLRQQAQFELMRIQETTGTTFIIVTHDQEEAMTVASRIAVMDKGELVQVATPGDIYENPKTRYIAGFIGDVNVFEGKVSAVSEGCVEIDANDGYKFKTRSAEPVTVGQQVWLALRPEKIRIAHDKPASPLNAIPGKVEDIGYLGSISHYHVRTAPGERVTALRANAAHAVERTINWEEDVWLDWPVDAGVVLTR; this is encoded by the coding sequence ATGACGGTTGGGATGATCGGAGACGCCAAGCAGCCGGGCGCCGGTCCGCAGCGCGCCGGTCCGCGCACGGCTGCGCCGCAATCAGGCTTTGCGCCGTGGAAGGATCCCAACAAGTCGTCCATCGTCCGCTTCGAGAACGTCACCAAAAAATTCGACGATTTCGTCGCCGTCAACAATGTGACGCTCGATATCTACGAGCGAGAATTTTTTGCGCTGCTCGGGCCGTCCGGCTGCGGCAAGAGCACGTTGCTCCGAATGCTCGCGGGTTTCGAAATGCCGACAGACGGGCGCACGATCGTTGCCGGACAGGACATCACGAACCTGCCGCCTTACGAGCGGCCAGTGAACATGATGTTCCAATCCTACGCGCTGTTTCCGCATATGACGGTCGAGGGGAATATCGGCTTCGGCCTTCGTCAGGAAGGCATGGCGAAAGACAAGATCGCCGAACGGGTCGACGAAGCGATGACGATGCTGGAATTGCGTCCCTTCGCCAAGCGCAAGCCGAACCAGCTTTCAGGCGGCCAGCAGCAGCGCGTCGCTCTTGCCCGCGCCATTGCGAAGAAGCCCCGCATCGTGCTGCTCGACGAGCCATTGGGCGCGCTCGACAAGAAGCTTCGCCAGCAGGCGCAGTTCGAACTGATGCGCATTCAGGAAACGACGGGGACGACCTTCATCATCGTGACGCACGACCAGGAAGAAGCGATGACCGTTGCAAGCCGCATCGCCGTCATGGACAAGGGCGAACTGGTGCAGGTCGCGACGCCGGGCGATATCTACGAAAATCCGAAGACACGCTACATCGCGGGTTTCATCGGCGACGTGAATGTATTCGAAGGCAAGGTTTCGGCCGTTTCCGAAGGCTGCGTCGAAATCGATGCCAACGACGGATATAAATTCAAGACGCGCAGTGCCGAGCCCGTCACCGTCGGGCAGCAAGTGTGGCTGGCGCTGCGGCCGGAAAAAATCCGCATCGCGCATGACAAGCCTGCGAGCCCGCTCAACGCTATTCCGGGCAAGGTGGAGGACATCGGCTATCTCGGGTCGATCTCACATTATCATGTGCGGACAGCACCCGGCGAACGTGTGACCGCTCTGCGTGCCAATGCGGCGCACGCGGTCGAGCGCACGATCAATTGGGAAGAAGATGTGTGGCTGGACTGGCCTGTCGATGCAGGCGTGGTTCTGACGCGGTAG
- a CDS encoding ABC transporter permease, producing MASANSSGLKRWYVIGAPYFWLFLFFLVPFFIVFKLSLSDSAIAIPPYTPTFNWSDGISGFLSKLDFENYKFIFSDPLYVNAYWSSLKIATVATLMTLLVAYPIAYGMARAPKAWQPTLMMLVILPFWTSFLIRIYAWIGILKKEGLLNLFLMHFGIISEPLSILNTTTAVYIGIVYSYLPFMILPLYASLEKISPTLLEAAEDLGSRPWKAFWQVTFPLSLPGVLAGCLLVFIPAVGEFVIPDLLGGSETLMIGRTLWNEFFNNRDWPLSSAVAVVLLLVLILPIVFFQRQQQNEREAGR from the coding sequence ATGGCAAGCGCGAACTCCTCCGGCCTCAAGCGATGGTATGTTATTGGGGCGCCGTATTTCTGGCTTTTCCTGTTTTTCCTCGTTCCGTTTTTCATCGTCTTCAAGCTGTCGCTGTCGGACTCGGCCATCGCCATTCCGCCGTATACGCCGACGTTCAACTGGAGCGACGGCATCAGCGGCTTCCTGTCGAAGCTCGATTTCGAGAACTACAAGTTCATCTTCAGCGATCCGCTGTACGTCAACGCGTATTGGTCGAGCCTCAAGATCGCGACCGTCGCGACGCTGATGACGCTGCTTGTTGCCTATCCGATCGCTTACGGAATGGCGCGGGCTCCCAAAGCTTGGCAACCAACGCTGATGATGCTCGTCATCTTGCCGTTCTGGACGTCATTCCTGATCCGCATCTATGCCTGGATCGGAATTTTGAAGAAGGAGGGGCTGCTCAACCTGTTTCTGATGCACTTCGGCATTATCAGCGAGCCGCTCAGCATTCTGAACACGACGACGGCCGTCTACATCGGCATCGTCTATTCGTACCTGCCATTCATGATCTTGCCGCTCTACGCGAGCCTCGAGAAAATCAGCCCGACGCTGCTCGAAGCCGCGGAAGATCTCGGCTCGCGCCCGTGGAAAGCGTTCTGGCAGGTGACGTTCCCGTTGTCGCTGCCGGGCGTGCTTGCAGGCTGCCTGCTGGTCTTCATTCCGGCCGTCGGCGAGTTCGTCATTCCCGATCTCCTCGGTGGGTCGGAAACGCTGATGATCGGGCGCACACTCTGGAACGAGTTCTTCAACAACCGTGACTGGCCGCTGTCGTCGGCGGTTGCCGTGGTGCTGCTGCTGGTGCTGATCTTGCCGATTGTCTTCTTCCAGCGACAGCAACAGAATGAGCGGGAGGCGGGCCGATGA
- a CDS encoding ABC transporter permease, producing MKNRFSWFNATSLTLGFAFLYIPILLLVIYSFNESKLVTVWGGWSTKWYASLLDNTALKEAAWVTLRVAFISATVATVLGTLAAITLVRMGRFPGRTLFSGMIFAPLVMPEVITGLSLLLLFVALNIDRGFWTITLAHITFTMCYAAVVVQARLQDFDKSVEEAAMDLGATPVNTFFQVTLPIIAPSVISAWLLSFTLSLDDLVVASFTTGPGATTLPMKIYSQVRLGVTPEINAISTILIGIVTVGVLAAAYFTKRQSERQERERRIAFGASD from the coding sequence ATGAAAAACCGGTTCTCTTGGTTCAACGCGACGTCACTGACACTGGGCTTCGCGTTCCTCTACATCCCGATCCTGCTGCTCGTCATTTACAGCTTCAACGAGTCGAAGCTGGTGACGGTGTGGGGCGGCTGGTCGACGAAGTGGTACGCCTCGCTGCTCGACAATACGGCGCTGAAGGAAGCGGCATGGGTCACCCTTCGCGTTGCCTTCATTTCGGCGACGGTCGCGACCGTGCTCGGCACGCTTGCGGCCATCACCTTGGTGCGCATGGGGCGCTTCCCCGGACGGACGCTGTTTTCGGGCATGATCTTCGCGCCGCTGGTCATGCCGGAAGTAATCACCGGCCTGTCGCTGCTTCTGCTGTTCGTCGCTCTCAACATCGATCGTGGGTTCTGGACCATCACGCTGGCGCACATCACGTTTACGATGTGCTATGCGGCCGTCGTGGTACAGGCGCGGTTGCAGGACTTCGACAAGTCGGTCGAGGAAGCGGCGATGGATCTCGGCGCGACGCCGGTCAACACGTTCTTCCAGGTGACGCTGCCGATCATCGCGCCGTCGGTGATTTCGGCGTGGCTGCTGTCGTTTACGCTGTCGCTCGACGATCTCGTGGTTGCCAGCTTCACGACGGGGCCGGGCGCCACGACGCTGCCGATGAAAATCTACAGTCAGGTGCGGCTCGGCGTGACGCCGGAAATCAACGCGATCTCGACGATCCTGATCGGCATCGTGACGGTCGGCGTGCTCGCCGCCGCCTATTTCACGAAACGGCAGTCGGAGCGTCAGGAGCGCGAGCGGCGTATCGCTTTCGGTGCGTCGGACTGA
- a CDS encoding NAD(P)/FAD-dependent oxidoreductase produces the protein MLAVTAQDHINSYYAATANDRTRYPALEGTVKADVCVVGGGFSGVATALTMAERGRSVVLLEANRIGWGASGRNGGQMIGGISGEATIERQLGKAGAKLVRDIRYRGHEIIEDRVAKYGITCDLKHGWMEVAARPRHMPGLRAHYEERVKEGEGDHLELVESVDLPRVLGTSIYHGGFIDRRSGHVHGLNLCLGEARAATGLGVRIFEDSPVVALEGGAKPYVRTERGRVEAGTVVIGGEIFDRFGQERLRGLMLPTGSYIIATEPLSEAMVAEINPQDLAVCDSNVVLDYYRLSADRRMLFGGRCNYSNRDPKDIGASMRPRMIEIFPQLKDAKIDFAWGGRIAIVMNRVPVIERLEPNLYVLQGYSGHGVNATHIGAEIVSDAICGVTERFDLFDRIRHTRLPLSDVFGNQMLALGMLYYRLRDLL, from the coding sequence GTGCTGGCCGTGACGGCTCAAGATCATATCAACTCCTATTACGCGGCGACCGCGAACGACCGGACGCGCTATCCGGCGCTCGAAGGCACGGTCAAGGCCGACGTGTGCGTCGTGGGCGGTGGTTTTTCCGGTGTCGCGACGGCGCTGACGATGGCGGAGCGCGGGCGTTCCGTCGTGCTGCTCGAAGCCAATCGCATTGGCTGGGGCGCGTCGGGGCGCAACGGCGGTCAGATGATCGGCGGCATCAGCGGCGAAGCGACGATCGAGCGTCAGCTCGGCAAGGCGGGCGCCAAGCTTGTCCGTGACATTCGCTATCGCGGGCATGAGATCATCGAAGATCGCGTCGCGAAATACGGCATCACCTGCGATCTGAAGCACGGCTGGATGGAGGTCGCGGCGCGGCCGAGGCACATGCCGGGTCTGCGCGCGCATTACGAAGAGCGCGTGAAGGAGGGCGAGGGCGATCATCTCGAACTCGTCGAGTCTGTCGATCTTCCGCGTGTGCTCGGCACGTCCATTTATCATGGCGGCTTCATCGATCGCCGCAGCGGGCATGTGCACGGACTCAATCTCTGTCTCGGGGAAGCGCGCGCCGCGACGGGCCTCGGTGTCAGGATTTTCGAAGACAGCCCGGTGGTGGCGCTCGAAGGCGGCGCGAAGCCGTACGTCAGAACCGAACGCGGGCGCGTCGAGGCCGGAACGGTGGTCATCGGCGGCGAAATTTTTGATCGTTTCGGTCAGGAGCGGCTTCGCGGTCTAATGCTGCCGACGGGAAGCTACATCATCGCGACGGAGCCGCTGAGTGAGGCGATGGTCGCAGAGATCAATCCGCAGGATCTCGCCGTTTGCGACAGCAATGTCGTGCTCGATTATTATCGCTTGTCGGCGGATCGGCGGATGTTGTTCGGCGGGCGCTGCAACTATTCAAACCGCGATCCGAAGGACATCGGCGCGTCGATGCGGCCGCGCATGATCGAGATTTTTCCGCAGCTCAAGGACGCGAAGATCGACTTCGCATGGGGCGGGCGGATCGCGATCGTCATGAACCGGGTGCCGGTGATCGAGCGCCTGGAGCCGAACCTTTATGTTCTGCAGGGCTATTCAGGGCACGGGGTGAACGCAACGCACATCGGGGCGGAGATCGTGTCAGACGCGATTTGCGGCGTGACGGAAAGGTTCGATCTTTTCGACCGCATCCGGCATACGCGACTGCCGCTCAGCGACGTGTTCGGCAATCAGATGTTGGCGCTCGGCATGCTCTATTACCGCCTGCGCGATCTGCTTTAG